One genomic window of Azospirillum sp. TSH58 includes the following:
- a CDS encoding HdeD family acid-resistance protein: protein MATEAMYEARRVQGMNDLLARNWWALALRGAAAVMLGLLAFLLPGATVATLTILLGAYLLMDGVFAIVGGIRAAQAHERSLPFILDGVVSLVAGAVALLWPAASLFALIFVIAAWSVITGFAKIMTAWRMHRSHGKWAWGVAGALSVLFGMGMWVLPSLGLLVLALGVGSYLIAYGALAIITAFRLRRCLHDQGHHPNHGNAVAAE from the coding sequence ATGGCGACGGAGGCGATGTACGAGGCCCGGCGGGTCCAGGGCATGAACGATCTGCTGGCGCGCAACTGGTGGGCGCTGGCGCTGCGCGGGGCCGCGGCGGTGATGCTCGGCCTGCTGGCCTTCCTTCTGCCGGGGGCGACGGTCGCCACTTTGACGATTCTCCTCGGGGCTTACCTGCTGATGGACGGGGTGTTCGCCATCGTCGGCGGCATCCGCGCCGCCCAGGCGCATGAGCGAAGCCTGCCCTTCATCCTGGACGGCGTGGTCAGTCTGGTCGCGGGCGCGGTGGCCCTGCTGTGGCCGGCCGCGAGCCTGTTCGCGCTGATCTTCGTGATCGCCGCCTGGTCGGTCATCACCGGCTTCGCCAAGATCATGACGGCGTGGCGCATGCACCGCAGCCACGGCAAATGGGCCTGGGGCGTGGCCGGCGCCCTGTCGGTTCTGTTCGGCATGGGCATGTGGGTCCTGCCGTCCCTGGGGCTGCTGGTCCTGGCGCTGGGCGTGGGCAGCTATCTGATCGCCTATGGCGCGCTGGCCATCATCACCGCCTTCCGCCTGCGCCGCTGCCTGCACGACCAGGGGCACCATCCCAACCACGGCAACGCCGTGGCGGCGGAATAA
- a CDS encoding outer membrane lipoprotein carrier protein LolA: MKTVFRRILAAAALSASVAMTGAFPAPALAAPRAAALSAQDQALVAQAESYLNGIGTLQSKFVQVAPNGRQTTGTFYLARPGRMRLEYDPPVKDFVVADGAFIFYWDGEMRQQSSAPIGSTLADFILRKNIRLSGDVTVTGVYQAPGLVEISLTETKDPGKGTLTLVFEDRPFQLRKWRVLDAQGLTTEVALMNPREGMQFESKLFYFIEPSKGDYGRNN; the protein is encoded by the coding sequence ATGAAGACCGTGTTCCGCCGCATCCTGGCCGCCGCCGCTCTCTCCGCCTCCGTCGCCATGACCGGTGCGTTCCCCGCGCCCGCCCTGGCCGCGCCACGCGCCGCCGCCCTGTCCGCCCAGGACCAGGCGCTGGTGGCCCAGGCGGAAAGCTATCTGAACGGCATCGGCACCCTGCAATCGAAGTTCGTGCAGGTCGCCCCGAACGGCCGCCAGACCACCGGCACCTTCTACCTCGCGCGTCCCGGCCGGATGCGGCTGGAGTACGACCCGCCGGTGAAGGACTTCGTCGTCGCCGACGGCGCCTTCATCTTCTATTGGGATGGGGAGATGCGGCAGCAGTCCAGCGCCCCCATCGGCAGCACGCTGGCCGACTTCATCCTGCGCAAGAACATCCGGCTGTCCGGCGACGTGACGGTGACCGGCGTCTATCAGGCGCCGGGGCTGGTGGAGATCAGCCTGACCGAGACCAAGGACCCCGGCAAGGGCACGCTGACGCTGGTCTTCGAGGACCGTCCCTTCCAGCTCCGCAAATGGCGGGTTCTGGACGCCCAGGGGCTGACGACCGAGGTGGCGCTGATGAACCCGCGCGAGGGCATGCAGTTCGAGTCGAAGCTCTTCTACTTCATCGAACCCAGCAAGGGCGACTACGGCCGCAACAACTGA
- a CDS encoding YifB family Mg chelatase-like AAA ATPase, with protein MVARINTVAFQGIEVLDIDVQVQMSGGIVAFTVVGLPDKAVAESRERVRAALHALGLALPAKRITVNLAPADVLKEGSHFDLPIALALLTVMGVLPDLEMSRYCALGELALDGALTSVAGVLPAAINALAHDRGLICPEACGGEAAWAGEGLDVLAPATLLALINHFRGQQVLTRPRPRIQDSAEAPLDLRDVKGNETAKRALEVAAAGSHNLLMIGPPGSGKSMLAARLPGLLPPLDPAEALEVSMIHSVAGLLEGGRLLRQRPYRSPHQSASLPALVGGGSRAKPGEISLAHKGVLFLDELPEFPRATLEALRQPLETGKAVVSRANHHVTYPARVQLIAAMNPCRCGHLDDASLACARAPKCAADYQSKISGPLFDRIDLHIDVPAVSPADLSLPPPAEGSADVAARVAVARAVQAERYAGFGPFPEGRAVRTNAEADGELLEKAAAPDQPGRALLTEAAERLKLSARGYHRVMRVARTLADLDGGGGVRRPHIAEALSYRRIAPGR; from the coding sequence ATGGTTGCGCGGATCAACACGGTGGCGTTCCAGGGCATCGAGGTTCTGGACATCGACGTTCAGGTTCAGATGTCCGGCGGCATCGTCGCCTTCACCGTGGTCGGCCTGCCCGACAAGGCGGTGGCCGAAAGCCGGGAGCGGGTGCGGGCGGCGCTGCACGCGCTCGGCCTCGCCCTGCCCGCCAAGCGGATCACCGTCAACCTCGCCCCGGCGGACGTGCTGAAGGAGGGCAGCCACTTCGACCTGCCCATCGCGCTCGCCCTGCTGACCGTCATGGGCGTGCTGCCCGATCTGGAAATGAGCCGCTACTGCGCGCTGGGCGAACTGGCGCTGGACGGGGCGCTGACCTCGGTGGCCGGGGTGCTGCCGGCGGCGATCAACGCGCTTGCCCACGACCGCGGGCTGATCTGCCCGGAAGCCTGCGGCGGCGAGGCCGCCTGGGCGGGCGAGGGGCTGGACGTGCTGGCGCCCGCCACGCTGCTCGCCCTCATCAATCATTTCCGCGGCCAGCAGGTGCTGACCCGCCCCCGTCCGCGCATCCAGGACAGCGCAGAAGCGCCGCTCGACCTGCGCGACGTGAAGGGCAACGAGACGGCCAAGCGCGCGCTGGAGGTCGCCGCCGCCGGCTCGCACAACCTGTTGATGATCGGACCGCCCGGCTCCGGCAAGTCGATGCTCGCGGCGAGGCTGCCGGGCCTGCTGCCGCCGCTCGACCCGGCGGAGGCGCTGGAGGTGTCGATGATCCACAGCGTCGCCGGTCTGCTGGAGGGGGGCCGGCTGCTGCGCCAGCGCCCTTATCGCTCCCCGCACCAGTCGGCTAGCCTGCCCGCCCTGGTCGGCGGCGGATCGCGCGCCAAGCCCGGCGAGATTTCCTTGGCCCACAAGGGCGTACTTTTCCTGGACGAGCTTCCCGAATTCCCGCGCGCCACGCTGGAGGCTCTGCGCCAGCCTTTGGAAACCGGAAAGGCGGTGGTCAGCCGGGCGAACCACCACGTCACCTACCCGGCGCGGGTGCAGTTGATCGCCGCCATGAACCCTTGCCGCTGCGGCCATCTCGACGACGCGTCGCTGGCCTGCGCCCGCGCCCCGAAATGCGCGGCCGACTACCAGTCGAAGATCAGCGGGCCGCTGTTCGACCGCATCGACCTGCACATCGATGTGCCCGCCGTTAGCCCCGCCGACCTCAGCCTGCCGCCGCCCGCCGAGGGCAGCGCCGACGTGGCCGCCCGCGTGGCGGTGGCCCGCGCCGTCCAGGCGGAGCGTTACGCCGGTTTCGGCCCCTTTCCCGAGGGCAGGGCGGTGCGCACCAACGCCGAGGCGGACGGCGAGCTTCTGGAAAAGGCCGCCGCCCCCGACCAACCGGGCCGCGCCCTGCTGACCGAGGCGGCGGAGCGGCTGAAGCTGTCCGCCCGCGGCTATCACCGTGTCATGCGCGTCGCCCGCACGCTCGCCGACCTGGACGGCGGGGGCGGCGTGCGCCGCCCGCACATCGCGGAGGCGCTCAGCTACCGCCGCATCGCCCCCGGACGGTGA